In the genome of Rhizobium etli 8C-3, one region contains:
- a CDS encoding tripartite tricarboxylate transporter TctB family protein, which yields MSRGNAPLATKRRPDWAALIIAICLFVLAAVMLWDATHMKAIAQYARIGPATAPKVVAFGLIGLGIWTVFEALRNEFPEREHQEVAPVIWIVAGLAAQMLLLKTAGFSIATGILFAFTARGFGRRKLWLSIPTGIVFSFVVWIIFSQMLQLTLPAGPFERLFF from the coding sequence ATGAGCAGGGGTAACGCACCCTTGGCAACGAAGCGCCGCCCGGATTGGGCGGCGCTGATCATTGCCATCTGTCTTTTCGTCCTTGCCGCCGTCATGCTTTGGGATGCCACGCATATGAAAGCGATCGCCCAGTATGCCCGCATCGGACCGGCTACCGCGCCAAAGGTCGTGGCGTTCGGGTTGATCGGCCTCGGCATCTGGACCGTCTTTGAGGCGTTGCGCAATGAGTTTCCCGAGCGCGAGCATCAGGAAGTCGCTCCCGTCATCTGGATTGTTGCCGGTCTTGCGGCGCAAATGCTGCTTCTGAAAACGGCCGGCTTCTCGATTGCCACAGGCATTCTCTTTGCCTTCACTGCGCGCGGTTTCGGACGTCGCAAGCTCTGGCTTTCGATCCCGACGGGAATCGTCTTCAGCTTCGTCGTCTGGATCATTTTCTCGCAGATGTTGCAGCTCACGCTGCCTGCCGGACCGTTCGAGAGACTCTTCTTCTAG